Proteins found in one Streptomyces sp. CB09001 genomic segment:
- a CDS encoding ABC transporter permease, translated as MAEKSPPDGTTQMVDRGVVDAVPAQTARHGAHARTAMRPSSLVANLGQLRLGRFGGLGLIVALVVIFGFWIPDTFLTAATAQAVTRNQAITIILSLSLMASLSAGVFDLSVGQNVGLGAVVCISLVSKYHWDTVPACLATVLVCAAVGGINALLIVVVGIDSFIATLGVGSVLLAAAEYLSKSQYVGPAPTDFQKMAGWQPFGVPVLIIYALVLALAAWYVLEHTPVGRRLYATGANPDAARLAGIATKKYVACALILTGIGCGVAAILLSAAVGSISSSVGSSYLLPPFAGCFLATTQIKPGRYNVGGLLVSLFLLGIGVEGLSLVKGDVWIPDLFNGVALVLAVGLTVVLHRRAASRSKRRAISTETSREDRTKLA; from the coding sequence ATGGCTGAGAAATCACCGCCGGACGGGACGACGCAGATGGTCGACCGGGGGGTTGTGGACGCAGTACCCGCACAGACGGCTCGGCACGGTGCGCATGCGCGTACTGCCATGAGGCCGTCCTCGCTGGTGGCGAACCTCGGACAGCTCCGTTTGGGAAGGTTCGGCGGCCTGGGCCTGATCGTCGCGTTGGTCGTGATATTCGGGTTTTGGATTCCGGATACCTTCCTGACGGCGGCAACGGCGCAGGCGGTCACGCGCAACCAGGCCATCACCATCATCCTGTCGCTGAGTCTCATGGCCTCGCTCTCCGCCGGCGTTTTCGACCTGTCCGTAGGGCAGAATGTCGGCCTGGGAGCGGTCGTGTGTATCAGCCTGGTGTCCAAATATCACTGGGACACGGTTCCCGCGTGTTTGGCAACTGTGCTGGTGTGTGCGGCTGTCGGCGGGATCAACGCACTGCTGATCGTCGTCGTCGGAATCGACAGTTTCATCGCGACACTGGGCGTTGGCTCCGTGTTGCTTGCCGCGGCCGAGTACCTCAGCAAGAGCCAGTACGTCGGCCCGGCACCGACGGACTTCCAGAAGATGGCCGGGTGGCAGCCATTCGGAGTTCCGGTCCTGATCATCTACGCGCTGGTGCTGGCGCTGGCTGCTTGGTACGTCCTCGAACACACTCCGGTGGGCCGACGACTTTATGCGACCGGCGCGAACCCGGACGCCGCGCGGCTGGCCGGAATCGCGACGAAGAAGTACGTGGCCTGCGCGCTGATCCTCACGGGCATTGGATGCGGCGTCGCCGCGATCCTGCTGAGCGCGGCGGTCGGGAGCATCTCGTCGTCGGTGGGCAGCAGTTACCTGCTGCCTCCCTTCGCCGGCTGCTTCCTGGCCACCACCCAGATCAAGCCGGGACGATACAACGTGGGCGGACTGCTCGTCTCGTTGTTCCTGCTCGGTATCGGGGTCGAGGGCCTGTCGCTGGTCAAGGGCGATGTGTGGATCCCGGACCTGTTCAACGGTGTCGCTCTGGTCCTCGCGGTCGGCCTGACGGTGGTACTTCATCGTCGTGCGGCGAGCCGGTCCAAGCGGCGGGCGATCTCGACGGAGACCAGCCGCGAGGACCGCACAAAGCTGGCATGA
- a CDS encoding fumarylacetoacetate hydrolase family protein yields MLVAQTSAGVARIIGTRYEVLDVGGLNLSGLLKSGEIGRLEQARVTATLGGDEVTVQTPIDGPGNMIIVGLNYKDHAAEIGTEIAQVPRVHLVAPSAVSGPTDDIPLPRIAGSAVDYEGEMAVVIGAPASDVSVDEAWSHVAGITAANDVTARDVQNGSNALVSGPNVGLAKAFDGFKPLGPALLTTAGVRDGQALRLRTLVDGEVRQDSSTAEMHFSVAELISYISQYMTLHRGDVILTGTPGGVGVSSGRFLRAGQVVEVELEGVGVLRNRVASQLQR; encoded by the coding sequence GTGCTCGTGGCGCAGACATCGGCAGGTGTAGCACGCATCATCGGAACTCGGTACGAGGTCCTCGACGTCGGAGGCTTGAACTTGTCCGGCCTCCTCAAGTCCGGCGAGATCGGCCGGCTCGAGCAAGCGAGAGTCACCGCCACCCTGGGGGGCGACGAGGTGACCGTACAAACTCCGATCGACGGGCCCGGGAATATGATTATCGTCGGGCTGAACTACAAGGACCACGCCGCGGAAATCGGCACGGAAATCGCGCAGGTTCCGAGGGTGCATCTGGTGGCGCCCTCGGCGGTGAGCGGGCCCACCGATGACATTCCGCTTCCGAGGATCGCAGGGTCCGCGGTGGACTACGAGGGAGAAATGGCGGTGGTCATCGGAGCGCCTGCGTCCGACGTCTCGGTAGATGAGGCTTGGTCGCACGTGGCAGGCATCACCGCTGCCAACGACGTCACCGCCAGGGACGTCCAGAACGGAAGCAATGCCCTGGTGTCCGGTCCGAACGTCGGACTGGCGAAGGCGTTCGACGGATTCAAACCGCTCGGTCCGGCGCTCCTCACGACGGCGGGCGTGCGTGACGGCCAGGCGCTGCGCCTGCGCACACTGGTGGACGGCGAGGTACGTCAGGATTCCAGCACCGCCGAGATGCACTTCTCGGTCGCGGAGCTCATTTCGTACATCAGCCAGTACATGACGTTGCACCGTGGCGACGTGATCCTGACCGGTACCCCGGGTGGAGTAGGGGTGTCGAGTGGCCGGTTCCTGCGGGCCGGTCAAGTCGTCGAGGTCGAACTCGAAGGCGTAGGCGTGTTGCGCAATCGCGTCGCGTCACAGCTTCAACGGTGA